Proteins encoded by one window of Vibrio panuliri:
- a CDS encoding PglL family O-oligosaccharyltransferase produces MATIHLTGTQLEPQAPRLPLIRPFLVSLGAIYILAMHFFMPNPGGSGLALSFNATTWIAFGLSIAIGLYQIGSEGKLRFNKLTIVLFIASLMMTAPVLYPESSVELSFNRLVGLWMGFLLLVILQQFRFSNRQKQRLLWFIVIAVAIQAIFGWVQYLLLEPGNIFGYNTLYNRPYGIFQQPNVMASFLATGLVISAYLLSRQPIKYQRKLSDVSLLYLMPLLTIPLIIVLASRTGWLGAGIAVALVLPYLYRFATHKRIAGWSLSALVGVVLGLILPIIASSGSADNSSDFIESKINLESPRTYTFPQALDMFIEKPFSGYGYGKFESEYILYTARQHQLNTHYHAGLPAMDHPHNELLYWGVEGGLLPVLGIVLAAVFLLLRMYQAKKGTRLAMFGLFVPIVLHSQLEYPFYHSFVHWITFIVLLYWVDQRSNSYRVASFSKVSQIALRALSLVIPIVTTLYMTSALHTNYVLTQFERSNPKQPELLEQVSNPVVWKDRYDWDVYSTYLNIGLISQNPDFIQPYIDWSLQIIRNKPRPAFYNNLIMAYQGLGDTQKAEQIRTEAKFLFPERDFDKVQYIAPDINALKPSSAQTSNDE; encoded by the coding sequence ATGGCAACCATACATCTAACTGGAACACAGCTTGAGCCTCAAGCGCCAAGACTCCCACTCATTCGACCTTTTTTGGTGTCACTTGGGGCCATTTACATATTGGCTATGCACTTTTTCATGCCAAACCCAGGTGGATCCGGTCTTGCTTTATCATTTAACGCAACAACTTGGATCGCATTTGGCCTATCCATCGCGATCGGTCTTTATCAAATTGGTAGTGAAGGGAAACTGCGCTTTAACAAACTCACCATAGTGCTGTTTATCGCCAGCCTGATGATGACAGCTCCGGTTCTCTATCCAGAGAGTTCCGTTGAACTCTCATTCAATCGTCTAGTCGGACTGTGGATGGGTTTTCTGCTGTTGGTGATTTTGCAACAGTTTCGCTTTAGTAATCGTCAAAAACAGCGACTACTGTGGTTTATTGTTATTGCCGTGGCAATTCAAGCCATCTTTGGTTGGGTGCAATATTTATTGCTCGAACCAGGTAATATTTTTGGCTACAACACCTTATACAACAGACCTTATGGCATTTTCCAACAGCCCAATGTGATGGCGAGTTTTCTTGCCACAGGGCTTGTCATCTCAGCCTATTTGCTCTCTCGTCAACCAATAAAGTATCAACGCAAACTTAGTGATGTCTCACTGCTGTACTTGATGCCTTTGCTGACCATCCCGCTGATTATTGTGCTGGCATCACGAACTGGTTGGCTGGGCGCCGGCATTGCCGTTGCTCTAGTGTTGCCCTACCTTTATCGGTTTGCCACACACAAACGCATTGCAGGCTGGAGTTTGTCTGCCCTTGTTGGTGTCGTGCTTGGCTTAATACTGCCAATTATCGCTTCTTCTGGCAGTGCTGATAACTCAAGTGATTTTATTGAGAGTAAAATTAACCTTGAAAGCCCGCGAACTTACACATTTCCACAGGCGCTCGATATGTTTATCGAGAAACCTTTCTCTGGTTATGGCTACGGTAAGTTTGAATCGGAGTACATTCTCTACACAGCCCGTCAGCATCAACTAAACACTCATTACCACGCAGGGTTACCTGCAATGGATCATCCGCACAATGAATTACTCTACTGGGGAGTTGAAGGTGGGTTACTGCCGGTACTCGGTATCGTATTGGCGGCGGTATTTTTACTACTGAGAATGTATCAAGCGAAGAAAGGGACGCGATTAGCCATGTTTGGCTTGTTTGTCCCTATCGTCCTACATAGCCAACTTGAGTATCCTTTTTATCATTCATTTGTTCATTGGATTACATTTATCGTTTTGCTCTACTGGGTCGATCAACGCTCTAACAGCTACCGTGTCGCGTCGTTTAGCAAGGTCTCGCAAATCGCTCTGCGCGCATTGAGTTTAGTCATTCCGATAGTGACGACTTTGTACATGACCAGTGCTTTGCATACCAATTATGTACTAACGCAGTTTGAACGTTCTAATCCTAAGCAACCAGAATTGTTGGAGCAAGTGAGTAACCCTGTGGTTTGGAAAGATCGCTATGATTGGGATGTTTACAGTACTTATCTGAATATCGGATTAATTTCCCAAAACCCAGACTTTATTCAGCCATATATCGACTGGTCATTACAGATCATCAGAAATAAACCAAGACCCGCGTTCTACAATAACTTAATTATGGCTTATCAGGGACTTGGCGACACACAGAAAGCAGAGCAAATCCGGACGGAAGCGAAGTTTCTCTTCCCCGAACGAGATTTTGATAAAGTGCAGTACATCGCTCCAGACATCAATGCACTAAAACCATCATCAGCACAGACCAGCAATGATGAGTAA
- a CDS encoding LuxR C-terminal-related transcriptional regulator has protein sequence MAKNIYARTLYFLCENKNAHYPIVDLIEKKLCVPIPRMEPEDFMLAMQQHKHKILLIDHNNYQQLQSAIRNLPLSNKIFETVIFNVERRLTTDELLSFGNLKALFYKDDSITRIAQGCGEVINSQNWLPRKVAAQLLHYYRHVIDSQTSPATVDLTTREIQILRSLQTGASNNQIAEDLFISEFTVKSHLYQIFKKLSVKNRVQAISWAKQHLMS, from the coding sequence ATGGCTAAAAACATCTACGCACGAACCTTATATTTCCTATGTGAAAACAAAAATGCCCATTACCCTATTGTAGACCTAATCGAAAAAAAACTCTGTGTGCCGATTCCTCGCATGGAACCTGAAGATTTTATGCTCGCCATGCAACAGCATAAACACAAAATTTTGTTAATTGATCATAACAACTATCAGCAACTGCAAAGCGCAATCCGCAATCTCCCCCTCTCGAACAAGATCTTTGAAACCGTGATCTTTAATGTTGAAAGACGGCTGACCACGGATGAACTGTTGAGTTTTGGTAACTTGAAAGCACTGTTTTACAAAGATGATAGTATCACTCGAATAGCCCAAGGATGTGGTGAAGTGATTAACAGCCAGAATTGGTTACCTCGCAAAGTAGCCGCACAACTTCTGCATTACTATCGCCATGTCATCGATAGCCAAACCTCTCCCGCGACCGTGGATTTAACAACCAGAGAAATCCAAATTTTACGTAGCTTGCAAACAGGGGCATCAAATAATCAAATTGCCGAAGATTTGTTTATCAGCGAGTTCACCGTCAAATCGCACCTTTACCAAATATTTAAAAAACTCTCAGTTAAAAATCGAGTACAAGCGATTTCATGGGCAAAACAGCACTTAATGTCTTAA
- a CDS encoding PilT/PilU family type 4a pilus ATPase, whose amino-acid sequence MAMDTFLQGMKQQKASDLYITVGAPILYRIDGDLQPVGEPLTEQQVFALLDSVMEQVRQDEFRASREANFAVVREFGRFRVSAFFQRELPGAVIRRIETEIPTFESLHLPEVLKDLATAKRGLVLVVGATGSGKSTTMAAMTGYRNSHRSGHILTVEDPIEFVHQHQKCIVTQREVGLDTESYEIALKNSLRQAPDMILIGEIRSRETMEYAMAFAETGHLCMATLHANNANQALERILHLVPKEKKEQFLFDLSMNLKGVVGQQLLRDKDGQGRHGAFEILLNTPRIADLIRRGDLHELKSTMAKSQQTGMQTFDQALYQLVIDDKVGEDDALHSADSANDLRIMLKTQRGDGFSSGLLNDVKIDMD is encoded by the coding sequence ATGGCAATGGATACCTTTCTTCAAGGAATGAAACAGCAAAAGGCCTCGGATCTATACATTACCGTGGGGGCTCCGATTCTGTACCGTATTGATGGTGACTTGCAGCCCGTGGGAGAGCCCCTGACTGAGCAGCAAGTTTTTGCTTTGTTGGATTCGGTGATGGAGCAAGTGCGTCAAGATGAATTTCGTGCGTCTCGTGAAGCGAATTTTGCTGTTGTGCGTGAGTTTGGCCGTTTTCGTGTATCGGCTTTTTTCCAACGCGAACTACCAGGTGCGGTGATTAGACGTATTGAAACGGAAATTCCTACCTTTGAGTCTTTGCATTTACCGGAGGTTTTAAAAGATCTCGCCACGGCAAAACGAGGGTTAGTGCTAGTGGTAGGTGCGACGGGCTCGGGAAAATCAACCACGATGGCGGCAATGACGGGGTATCGGAATTCGCATCGTTCTGGGCATATTTTGACGGTGGAAGATCCCATCGAGTTTGTTCATCAACATCAAAAGTGCATTGTGACTCAGCGTGAAGTAGGGTTAGACACAGAAAGTTATGAGATAGCGCTTAAGAATTCATTACGGCAAGCGCCTGATATGATTCTGATTGGTGAGATTCGTAGCCGTGAAACGATGGAATATGCGATGGCGTTTGCGGAGACCGGGCACTTATGTATGGCAACCCTGCATGCCAATAATGCCAACCAAGCTCTAGAGCGGATTCTTCATTTGGTTCCGAAGGAAAAGAAAGAGCAATTTTTATTCGATCTCTCGATGAACTTAAAAGGGGTTGTTGGTCAGCAGTTGCTGCGCGATAAAGATGGTCAAGGTCGCCATGGTGCATTTGAGATATTACTCAATACTCCTAGAATCGCTGATCTGATCCGTCGTGGAGATTTGCATGAACTTAAGTCTACGATGGCGAAGTCGCAGCAAACGGGTATGCAGACATTTGATCAAGCGCTGTATCAGTTGGTTATTGATGACAAGGTGGGCGAAGATGATGCTTTGCATAGCGCTGATTCCGCCAATGATCTGCGAATTATGCTTAAAACGCAACGTGGGGATGGTTTCTCTTCGGGGCTATTAAATGATGTAAAGATCGATATGGACTGA
- a CDS encoding pyridoxal-phosphate-dependent aminotransferase family protein, which translates to MTIQSFIPPRRILMGPGPSDISPQVLQALSRPTVGHLDPLFIAMMDELKQLLKYAFQTENEFTIAVSAPGSAGMEACFVNLIEAGDKVIVCRNGVFGERMRENVIRAGGEAVVVDDEWGAPVTVDKVAQALKDNPDAKMVAFVHAETSTGAVSDAQAIGALAKQYGALTIVDTVTSLGGVPLKVDEWQLDAVYSGSQKCLSCVPGLAPLTFSAQAIEKIQRRSTPVQSWFLDQSLVLGYWSGEGKRSYHHTAPVNSLYALHEALLILKNEGLENAWQRHQAMHEKLKIGLEKLGFRFVVEQAYRLPQLNAVYLPQGIDEAKVRNHLLQTYNLEVGAGLGALAGKAWRIGLMGYGAREENVALCLRALEESLTL; encoded by the coding sequence ATGACCATTCAAAGTTTTATTCCACCGCGTCGAATCTTAATGGGGCCGGGACCCTCTGATATTTCTCCTCAAGTATTGCAGGCATTAAGTCGTCCAACGGTTGGTCATTTGGACCCGCTATTTATCGCAATGATGGATGAGTTAAAGCAACTACTAAAGTATGCATTTCAAACCGAAAATGAGTTTACGATTGCAGTATCAGCCCCGGGAAGTGCGGGAATGGAAGCCTGTTTTGTTAACTTAATTGAGGCCGGCGATAAAGTGATTGTGTGCCGTAACGGGGTCTTTGGCGAACGAATGCGTGAAAACGTGATTCGTGCTGGTGGTGAAGCTGTGGTGGTGGATGACGAGTGGGGTGCACCAGTCACGGTTGATAAAGTAGCTCAAGCACTGAAAGACAACCCTGATGCCAAGATGGTCGCATTTGTTCATGCTGAAACGTCAACGGGAGCAGTGTCTGATGCGCAGGCTATTGGTGCATTGGCAAAACAGTATGGTGCTCTTACCATTGTTGATACCGTGACGTCACTTGGTGGCGTACCACTGAAGGTGGATGAATGGCAGTTAGACGCCGTTTACTCGGGCAGTCAGAAATGTCTATCGTGTGTGCCGGGGCTTGCTCCTTTAACGTTTTCAGCACAAGCGATTGAGAAAATTCAGCGCCGCTCAACACCAGTACAGAGTTGGTTTTTAGATCAGAGCTTAGTTTTGGGCTATTGGAGTGGGGAAGGCAAGCGTAGCTATCATCATACAGCGCCAGTAAATAGCCTCTATGCCTTACATGAGGCACTGTTGATACTGAAAAATGAAGGTTTAGAAAATGCATGGCAACGCCATCAAGCGATGCATGAAAAGTTAAAGATTGGGTTAGAAAAGCTCGGTTTTCGTTTTGTGGTTGAACAAGCGTATCGTTTACCTCAATTGAATGCGGTTTATCTGCCTCAAGGAATTGATGAGGCGAAAGTGCGTAACCACTTACTGCAAACTTACAACCTCGAGGTTGGAGCGGGTTTGGGGGCGCTGGCTGGCAAAGCTTGGCGAATCGGTTTGATGGGGTATGGCGCTCGAGAGGAGAATGTCGCGTTGTGTTTAAGAGCGCTCGAAGAGTCGTTAACTCTATAA
- the uvrA gene encoding excinuclease ABC subunit UvrA, with the protein MDKIEVRGARTHNLKNINLTIPRDKLIVITGLSGSGKSSLAFDTLYAEGQRRYVESLSAYARQFLSLMEKPDVDHIEGLSPAISIEQKSTSHNPRSTVGTITEVYDYLRLLYARVGEPRCPTHKVALAAQTVSQMVDKVLEMPEGSKLMLLAPIVKERKGEHVKTLENLAAQGFIRARIDGETCDLSDPPTLELHKKHTIEVVVDRFKVRADLQQRLAESFETTLELSGGIAVVAPMDGDDDEVVFSANFACPHCGYSMQELEPRLFSFNNPAGACGTCDGLGVQQYFDPARVIQDESLSLAQGAIRGWDQKNYYYFQMLTSLAKHYDFDLNQPFNQLPKKIQDVILKGSGRTEVEFNYINDRGDIRVKRHPFEGILNTLERRYRDTESNSVREDLAKYISTKCCASCDGSRLRLEARNVFIGDTTLPEIVELSIADALSFFANLQLEGQRAKIAEKVMKEINDRLEFLVNVGLNYLNLSRSAETLSGGEAQRIRLASQIGAGLVGVMYVLDEPSIGLHQRDNERLLKTLTHLRDLGNTVLVVEHDEDAIRCADHVIDIGPGAGVHGGQVVAQGTMQEILQVPESLTGQYLSGTKQIAVPEKRTPFNKSKVVELIGATGNNLKTVDLTIPVGLFSCITGVSGSGKSTLINDTFFKIAHTQLNGATTAMPAPYKKIKGLEHFDKVIDIDQSPIGRTPRSNPATYTGIFTPIRELFSGTQEARSRGYKPGRFSFNVRGGRCEACQGDGVIKVEMHFLPDVYVPCDVCKGKRYNRETLEVRYKGKTIDEVLEMTVEDARQFFEPVPVIARKLQTLIDVGLSYIRLGQAATTLSGGEAQRVKLARELSKRDTGKTLYILDEPTTGLHFHDIQQLLTVLHRLRDHGNTVVVIEHNLDVIKTADWIVDLGPEGGQGGGEIIAQGTPEEVAQIKGSHTARFLEPMLK; encoded by the coding sequence ATGGACAAGATAGAAGTACGCGGAGCCCGCACCCATAACCTAAAAAACATCAATCTCACCATTCCACGCGATAAGCTGATTGTTATCACTGGTTTATCCGGCTCCGGAAAATCGTCTTTAGCTTTCGATACTCTGTATGCAGAAGGGCAGCGTCGTTACGTAGAATCCCTTTCAGCCTACGCCCGCCAGTTTTTGTCATTGATGGAAAAACCGGATGTTGACCATATTGAAGGGTTGTCACCGGCCATTTCTATTGAACAAAAATCGACGTCACATAACCCGCGCTCCACTGTCGGTACAATAACTGAAGTATATGACTACTTGCGTTTGCTCTATGCACGTGTAGGGGAGCCTCGCTGCCCTACACATAAAGTCGCTCTTGCCGCCCAGACTGTGTCACAAATGGTCGACAAAGTTCTTGAGATGCCTGAAGGCTCTAAATTGATGCTGCTGGCGCCGATTGTCAAAGAGCGCAAAGGGGAACATGTCAAAACGCTAGAGAACTTGGCGGCTCAAGGTTTCATTCGCGCCCGTATTGATGGAGAAACCTGTGATTTATCCGATCCACCGACACTAGAGCTACACAAAAAGCACACCATTGAAGTCGTTGTCGATCGCTTTAAAGTCCGTGCCGATCTCCAACAACGATTGGCAGAATCATTTGAGACAACCCTTGAACTGTCAGGCGGAATTGCCGTTGTCGCCCCAATGGATGGGGACGATGACGAAGTGGTGTTTTCTGCTAACTTTGCTTGCCCGCACTGTGGCTACAGTATGCAAGAACTGGAACCTCGTCTGTTCTCTTTCAACAATCCAGCGGGCGCCTGTGGGACTTGTGATGGCTTGGGTGTTCAGCAATATTTTGACCCTGCACGGGTGATCCAAGATGAGTCACTCAGTCTCGCTCAAGGGGCAATTCGCGGCTGGGATCAAAAGAACTACTACTACTTCCAAATGCTAACGTCACTGGCAAAGCATTATGATTTTGACCTCAATCAGCCATTCAATCAGTTACCAAAAAAAATCCAAGATGTGATTTTAAAAGGCTCAGGGCGCACGGAAGTTGAGTTTAACTACATTAATGACCGTGGTGATATTCGGGTAAAACGCCATCCATTTGAAGGGATTCTCAATACCCTTGAACGCCGCTATCGCGATACCGAATCAAACTCAGTGCGAGAAGATTTGGCCAAATATATTTCAACCAAATGTTGTGCCAGCTGCGATGGCAGCCGCCTACGCTTGGAAGCTCGCAATGTGTTTATCGGCGACACCACGCTACCAGAGATTGTCGAGCTGAGCATTGCCGACGCTCTTAGCTTCTTCGCAAATCTCCAATTAGAAGGTCAGCGCGCTAAGATTGCCGAGAAAGTGATGAAAGAAATCAATGACCGACTTGAGTTTTTGGTTAACGTCGGTCTTAACTACCTTAATCTGTCGCGCAGTGCTGAAACGCTCTCTGGTGGTGAGGCTCAGCGCATCCGTCTAGCAAGTCAAATTGGTGCGGGACTGGTTGGGGTAATGTATGTTCTGGACGAACCTTCAATTGGCTTGCATCAGCGTGACAACGAGCGGCTACTAAAAACCCTCACTCATTTGCGAGACTTAGGTAATACCGTACTCGTCGTAGAACATGATGAAGATGCAATCCGCTGCGCCGATCACGTCATCGATATTGGCCCTGGGGCTGGTGTGCATGGAGGCCAAGTAGTGGCTCAAGGTACGATGCAGGAGATCCTGCAAGTACCAGAGTCATTGACGGGTCAATACCTTTCAGGAACCAAGCAGATTGCTGTACCTGAAAAACGCACGCCATTTAATAAAAGCAAAGTTGTTGAGCTTATCGGCGCCACTGGTAACAACCTAAAAACGGTTGACCTGACTATTCCTGTCGGTCTGTTTAGTTGTATTACTGGTGTGTCGGGATCTGGTAAATCGACACTGATCAATGACACTTTCTTTAAAATTGCTCATACCCAATTAAATGGCGCGACCACTGCAATGCCTGCGCCATACAAAAAAATTAAAGGTCTTGAACACTTTGATAAAGTCATCGACATTGATCAGAGCCCAATTGGTCGCACACCACGCTCAAATCCAGCCACTTATACTGGTATTTTCACCCCGATCCGTGAATTATTCTCTGGTACTCAGGAAGCGCGTTCTCGTGGTTATAAGCCAGGCCGTTTTAGCTTTAACGTGCGCGGAGGGCGATGCGAAGCATGCCAAGGTGATGGCGTGATTAAAGTTGAAATGCACTTCCTACCGGACGTCTATGTGCCTTGTGATGTGTGTAAAGGGAAACGCTACAATCGTGAAACTCTCGAAGTCCGCTATAAAGGGAAGACCATCGACGAAGTTCTAGAAATGACCGTCGAAGATGCGCGTCAATTCTTTGAACCAGTACCAGTCATTGCCCGTAAACTACAAACCTTAATCGATGTTGGCCTCTCTTACATCCGACTAGGGCAAGCGGCAACCACGTTATCTGGAGGCGAAGCGCAACGAGTCAAATTAGCACGAGAGCTTTCGAAACGAGATACGGGCAAAACGCTTTACATCTTGGATGAGCCAACGACAGGTTTGCATTTCCATGATATTCAACAATTGCTTACTGTACTGCATCGCCTAAGAGATCACGGCAACACAGTCGTGGTCATCGAGCACAACCTAGATGTAATTAAAACGGCGGATTGGATCGTTGACCTTGGCCCCGAAGGTGGTCAAGGCGGTGGTGAAATCATCGCTCAAGGTACGCCTGAAGAAGTGGCGCAAATCAAAGGATCCCACACCGCACGCTTCCTTGAACCTATGTTAAAATAG
- the lysC gene encoding lysine-sensitive aspartokinase 3: MSSFNVAKFGGTSVANFEAMSRCAVIIENNPNTKLVVSSACSGVTNLLVELANGVSDEQMRTELLQKLANIHDAILAELKDATETANEVYKILDTVTSLAEAASIQSSHKLTDHLVACGELISTHILAQLLRERGINAVRFDIRQVLRTDDNFGKAEPDVPQTAQLAEALLLPLCRDHVVVTQGFIGSDEHGNTTTLGRGGSDYSAALIAEAVKAEGLEIWTDVPGIYTTDPRIAEKAAPIAEISFSEASEMANFGAKILHPSTLVPALRHDIPVFVGSSKEPEKGGTWIRHQVQSSPLFRALALRCNQTMVTLRSDKMFHAYGFLAKVFEILAKHKVSVDLITTSEISVSLTLDQTDTSGGAPQLPIAAREELEQLCTVEIEQNLCLVALIGNNMSESRGYAKQVFGTLEDMNLRMICFGASPHNLCFLVHESVSRQAIQKLHKELFEA; the protein is encoded by the coding sequence GTGAGTTCTTTTAATGTCGCCAAATTTGGCGGAACTAGTGTCGCAAATTTTGAAGCCATGAGCCGCTGTGCGGTCATTATCGAAAACAACCCCAATACCAAACTGGTTGTCAGTAGCGCTTGCTCTGGCGTCACCAATCTATTGGTTGAATTAGCCAATGGTGTCAGTGATGAGCAAATGAGAACAGAGCTGCTGCAGAAACTGGCTAATATTCACGACGCCATTCTGGCAGAGCTTAAAGACGCCACAGAAACGGCCAATGAGGTGTACAAGATCCTCGATACCGTCACAAGCTTGGCGGAAGCCGCTTCAATTCAATCAAGCCACAAATTGACTGATCACCTTGTCGCTTGTGGCGAGTTGATCTCTACACACATTTTGGCGCAATTACTGCGAGAAAGAGGCATCAATGCTGTTCGCTTTGATATTCGCCAAGTTCTGCGTACTGACGATAATTTCGGCAAAGCAGAGCCTGACGTACCCCAAACGGCGCAACTAGCAGAAGCGCTCTTACTGCCACTTTGCCGAGATCATGTTGTTGTGACACAAGGATTTATTGGCTCAGATGAGCATGGTAATACGACCACACTTGGTCGTGGAGGTAGCGACTACAGTGCCGCACTGATTGCTGAAGCTGTTAAGGCTGAAGGGTTAGAGATTTGGACTGATGTACCCGGCATTTACACCACCGATCCTCGTATCGCAGAAAAAGCGGCTCCAATTGCAGAAATTAGCTTTAGCGAAGCCTCTGAAATGGCAAATTTCGGCGCTAAAATCCTTCACCCATCAACGCTAGTACCTGCACTTCGACATGATATTCCAGTCTTTGTTGGCTCATCGAAAGAGCCTGAAAAAGGGGGAACATGGATTCGTCATCAGGTGCAAAGCTCACCATTATTCCGCGCTTTAGCACTGCGCTGCAATCAAACAATGGTGACACTACGCAGCGATAAAATGTTCCATGCGTACGGATTCCTTGCCAAAGTTTTTGAGATCCTCGCCAAGCACAAAGTGTCGGTTGATTTGATCACAACATCAGAGATCAGTGTATCTCTCACCTTAGATCAAACCGATACATCGGGTGGAGCACCACAACTGCCGATAGCAGCACGCGAAGAGTTAGAACAGTTGTGCACCGTTGAGATTGAGCAGAATCTATGTCTAGTAGCACTGATTGGTAACAATATGAGTGAAAGCAGAGGCTATGCCAAACAAGTCTTTGGCACGCTAGAAGATATGAACTTACGTATGATCTGCTTTGGCGCAAGTCCACACAACTTATGCTTCCTCGTCCATGAATCCGTCTCTCGTCAGGCAATTCAAAAACTGCACAAAGAGTTATTTGAAGCCTAA
- a CDS encoding single-stranded DNA-binding protein, with amino-acid sequence MASRGVNKVILVGNLGQDPEVRYMPSGGAVANITIATSETWRDKATGEQREKTEWHRVALFGKLAEVAGEYLRKGSQVYIEGQLQTRKWQNQQGQDQYTTEVVVQGYNGVMQMLGGRQGGQGAPMGGHQPQQQQQQGWGQPQQPAMQQKPAPQQQHAPQQQPQYNEPPMDFDDDIPF; translated from the coding sequence ATGGCTAGCCGTGGAGTAAACAAAGTTATTTTAGTGGGTAACTTAGGTCAGGACCCAGAAGTGCGCTACATGCCTAGCGGTGGCGCAGTTGCAAATATTACTATTGCAACTTCAGAAACTTGGCGCGATAAGGCGACAGGTGAACAACGTGAGAAAACTGAGTGGCATCGTGTTGCCCTGTTTGGCAAACTGGCAGAAGTTGCTGGCGAATATCTACGTAAAGGTTCACAAGTATATATTGAAGGTCAACTTCAAACTCGCAAATGGCAGAACCAACAAGGCCAAGACCAATACACCACCGAAGTGGTTGTTCAAGGCTATAACGGTGTGATGCAAATGCTAGGTGGTCGCCAAGGTGGACAAGGTGCGCCTATGGGTGGTCATCAGCCACAACAGCAGCAACAGCAAGGTTGGGGACAGCCGCAGCAGCCTGCAATGCAGCAAAAACCTGCGCCTCAACAGCAACATGCACCTCAGCAACAGCCTCAGTACAATGAGCCGCCAATGGATTTTGACGACGACATCCCGTTTTAA
- the galU gene encoding UTP--glucose-1-phosphate uridylyltransferase GalU, translated as MIKKCLFPAAGYGTRFLPATKSMPKEMMPVVNKPLIEYGVEEAIQAGMNGMCIVTGRGKHSIMDHFDKNYELEHQISGTNKEELLVDIRDIIDSANFTYIRQREMKGLGHAILTGRELIGDEPFAVVLADDLCVNEQEGVLAQMVALFKQFRCSIVAVQEVPENETHKYGVISGEMIKDDIFRVDDMVEKPEPGTAPSNLAIIGRYILTPDIFELIEQTEPGKGGEIQITDALLKQAKAGCVLAYKFKGQRFDCGSVEGYIEATNYCFENLYLKDSKKTELDKHSTAKQS; from the coding sequence ATGATTAAAAAGTGCCTATTTCCGGCGGCAGGTTACGGCACACGTTTCCTGCCAGCCACCAAGTCGATGCCAAAAGAGATGATGCCAGTCGTCAACAAGCCATTGATTGAGTACGGTGTTGAAGAAGCAATTCAAGCAGGCATGAATGGTATGTGTATCGTCACAGGTCGTGGCAAACATTCCATCATGGATCACTTTGATAAAAACTATGAGCTTGAACACCAGATTAGCGGTACCAATAAAGAAGAATTGCTTGTTGATATCCGTGACATCATTGATTCAGCTAACTTTACTTATATTCGTCAACGTGAAATGAAAGGTCTAGGTCATGCGATTTTGACTGGTCGCGAGTTAATTGGTGATGAACCTTTCGCTGTCGTGTTAGCTGACGATTTATGTGTCAATGAACAAGAAGGCGTATTGGCACAAATGGTTGCGTTGTTTAAACAGTTCCGCTGTTCAATTGTTGCTGTTCAAGAAGTCCCAGAAAATGAAACACACAAATACGGTGTTATTTCCGGTGAAATGATCAAAGACGATATTTTCCGTGTTGATGACATGGTTGAAAAACCTGAACCAGGCACAGCACCAAGTAACCTCGCAATCATCGGTCGTTATATTCTGACCCCAGATATCTTTGAGCTAATTGAGCAAACCGAGCCAGGCAAAGGTGGAGAAATTCAAATCACGGATGCACTGCTCAAGCAAGCCAAGGCGGGCTGTGTTCTGGCGTATAAGTTTAAAGGACAACGTTTTGACTGCGGTAGTGTTGAAGGTTATATCGAAGCAACAAACTACTGTTTTGAAAACCTTTACCTTAAAGACAGCAAAAAGACCGAGCTCGACAAACACTCAACCGCTAAACAAAGCTAA